From Hydra vulgaris chromosome 15, alternate assembly HydraT2T_AEP, one genomic window encodes:
- the LOC136091863 gene encoding uncharacterized protein LOC136091863 has translation MTVWCALWAGGIIGPYFFKNDDGQNATVNGDRYRAIITNFFIPELNNHDVQELWFQQDGATCHTARATIDLLKDTFGDRLISRFGPVNWPPRSCYLTPLDYFLWGYVKSLVYADKPQTLDHLEDNIRRVIADIRPQMLEKVIENWTSRLDYIRASRDGHMPEIIFKM, from the coding sequence ATGACTGTTTGGTGCGCTTTATGGGCTGGTGGAATCATTGGTCCGTACTTCTTCAAAAATGATGATGGCCAGAACGCTACAGTCAATGGTGATAGGTATAGAGCCATAATTACAAACTTTTTCATTCCTGAATTGAACAACCATGATGTCCAGGAGCTGTGGTTTCAACAAGACGGCGCAACATGTCACACAGCTCGTGCCACAATCGATTTATTGAAAGACACGTTTGGTGACCGCCTAATTTCACGTTTTGGACCTGTGAATTGGCCTCCAAGATCTTGTTATTTAACACCGCTAGACTACTTTCTGTGGGGCTATGTAAAGTCATTGGTCTATGCGGATAAGCCACAAACGCTTGACCATTTGGAAGACAACATTCGCCGTGTTATTGCTGATATACGGCCACAAATGTTGGAAAAAGTCATCGAAAATTGGACGTCCAGATTGGACTACATCCGAGCCAGCCGTGACGGTCATATGccagaaattatatttaaaatgtaa
- the LOC136091862 gene encoding uncharacterized protein LOC136091862, with product MRLNAAERESFRKRLKMFFEKEGFARSTIYDNLKRFETVQSFSNRKHPGRPTSWTREKKAELKRLVNNRKAVSQRKIGIKFGVNQSTIGRQLKKMNIKYRKREKTPKYNKEQQIKAKKRSRKLVNQLYNTKSLLVIDDKKYFCFAGDNMPGNSGYYTNNKKTCPESVRFIGKEKFPKKLLMWIAISDGGMSEPLFRTSKAVAINSSIYINECLEKRLLPFIHKYHRDFSYLFWPDLASSHYSKDSLNWMDRYVYYVDKESNPPNVPQAQPIENFWGHLAQKVYEGDWQASTEQVLIDRIKLKLQEIDLNFLQLHMKGVRAKLRSIADGGVFSYKK from the coding sequence atgaggtTAAATGCAGCTGAACGAGAATCTTTTCGAAAGcgactaaaaatgttttttgaaaaggaAGGATTTGCTCGAAGTACAATATATGATAACCTAAAAAGATTTGAAACTGTTCAATCGTTTTCTAATAGAAAGCACCCTGGTCGTCCGACATCTTGGACTAGAGAAAAGAAAGCCGAATTAAAGAGACTTGTCAACAATCGAAAAGCGGTCAGTCAGAGAAAAATAGGTATTAAATTCGGTGTAAACCAATCGACAATTGGTcgtcagttaaaaaaaatgaatattaaatatagaaaacgTGAAAAGACTCCAAAATACAATAAAGAACAACAAATAAAGGCAAAGAAAAGAAGCAGGAAACTAGTTAACCAACTCTATAACACAAAATCGCTTCTAGTCATCGAtgacaaaaaatacttttgttttgcaGGGGACAACATGCCTGGAAATTCTGGATACTACacaaacaacaaaaagacaTGCCCAGAAAGTGTTCGTTTTATAGGAAAAgagaaatttccaaaaaaattattaatgtggATAGCCATATCTGACGGTGGTATGTCCGAGCCATTGTTTCGCACTTCCAAGGCTGTAGCGATCAATTCATCaatctatattaatgaatgttTAGAAAAACGACTTCTTCCATTTATTCACAAGTATCATAGAGACTTTAGCTATTTATTTTGGCCAGATTTAGCAAGTTCTCATTATTCTAAAGATTCTCTAAATTGGATGGACCGATATGTCTATTACGTTGATAAAGAATCCAATCCCCCAAATGTGCCTCAAGCACAaccaattgaaaatttttgggGACATTTGGCACAGAAGGTTTACGAGGGAGATTGGCAAGCTTCAACAGAGCAAGTTTTGATTGATCGCATTAAACTAAAACTACAAGAAattgatttaaactttttacagtTGCATATGAAAGGCGTCAGAGCAAAATTGAGATCAATTGCAGATGGTGgtgttttttcatataaaaaataa
- the LOC124809259 gene encoding uncharacterized protein LOC124809259 — MVVNKDLICQLQYRDSAKYPNNYFLIASHAVNIVFTLVFNLALVLGLYFTTRNKNYSRNEKLVIVLSIADIINTMVVSTSQIVLLKRVEYFGCLEISTILFFRVWFLGVSCSIFVMISWERFFTVLYNNKICGITINDAYSIGYFVLVVFFSFSAGICYGFIYASSNMYLQFLLYIGTGCFTLVLLLMIVVANISTLNGIKKKLKHSSLEVQRNAALESRITKTVVIISLAHVLFFCPCIAAQYYMSFIFSKDDIYIIPPALKILIWTLVIRKTSSWINAIIYTLRNRKLSRFYYARISSMFGNRSAKTGPVKFIR; from the coding sequence atGGTGGTCAACAAAGATTTAATTTGTCAATTACAATACCGGGATTCTGCAAAGTATCCaaacaattactttttaattgcaAGTCATGcagttaatattgtttttacactTGTATTCAATCTTGCATTAGTTTTGGGGTTATACTTTacaacaagaaataaaaactactCCCGAAACGAAAAACTTGTAATAGTTTTATCAATTGCtgatataataaatactatGGTAGTTTCAACATCTCAAATTGTATTGCTTAAACGTGTTGAGTACTTTGGTTGTTTAGAGATCtcaacaatattattttttcgcGTTTGGTTTCTAGGTGTGAGCTGTTCGATTTTCGTAATGATATCATGGGAAAGATTTTTTACTGTTCTGTATAACAATAAGATCTGTGGCATTACTATTAATGATGCATATTCAATTGGATACTTTGTCTTAGTTGTTTTTTTCTCCTTTTCAGCTGGAATTTGTTATGGATTTATCTATGCTTCTTCAAACATGTATCTACAGTTTTTACTATACATTGGAACGGGTTGCTTTACGTTGgttttacttttaatgattgTTGTTGCAAACATTTCAACGTTAAatggaattaagaaaaaattaaaacacagtTCTCTTGAAGTTCAGAGAAACGCAGCACTTGAAAGTCGTATCACAAAAACGGTAGTTATAATTTCTCTTGCAcatgtgttgtttttttgtccTTGCATTGCGGCGCAGTACTATATGTcgtttatattttcaaaagatgatatttatataattcCTCCTGCTTTGAAGATACTTATATGGACACTTGTAATCAGGAAAACAAGTTCTTGGATAAATGCAATTATTTACACATTAAGAAACAGAAAACTTTCCAGATTCTATTATGCAAGAATAAGCTCTATGTTTGGAAATAGAAGCGCTAAAACTGGTCCGGTTAAATTCATTcgttaa